From the Arvicola amphibius chromosome 2, mArvAmp1.2, whole genome shotgun sequence genome, one window contains:
- the LOC119808079 gene encoding zinc finger protein 878-like: MESVTFEDVAVNFTLEEWTMLDPSQKNLYKDVMQETLRNLASIGNKWEHQNIENEYENLWRKLSSQLLERLCEYTEGHQCAEIINWTPECVVGQKSCSRVPTYESHVYGEVVIGHLSLNVPPHPHPGHKPYGTQEYGKELNKHKESENASHSSTAFQKNKKIPTREKSETSHSNEDVRCLMSGQNDEKTSTGEKQYECKQCGKGFTSSSSFRRHEEYHSREKSYVCKQCGKAFPFPSSLQIHERIHTGEKPYMCKQCGKTFARSSSLLTHERIHTGEKPYVCKLCGKAFTDRSSLRFHEMMHSGEKPYKCTKCGKAFASSGAFRKHERTHTGEQLFVCLQCEKVFSCESAFRTHKIIHSGECVCKQCGKAFTSHSSVKYHELMHSGEKPYVCKQCGKTFRSPKQVQIHKRTHTGEKPYVCKECGKAFTFLGSLQYHELIHTGEKPYLCKQCGKAFRSSRQVQIHERTHTGEKPYVCKQCGKAFFSLYHLRRHEVIHSGMNPYVCKQCGKAFSWFSTFHSHKQTHTGEKPYLCKQCGKAFCSRISWRRHEKAHTTVKPYACVQCGKAFRSPSYLKIHERIHTGEKPFICSQCGKPFRSFRYVKSHERSHTGEKPFVCTECGKAFSYYSSFHRHRRTHQTVPSNTELEKSS; this comes from the exons ATG GAATCAGTGACCTTTGAGGATGTGGCTGTGAACTTCACCCTGGAGGAGTGGACTATGCTGGATCCATCCCAGAAGAacctctacaaagatgtgatgcagGAAACCTTGAGGAACCTGGCCTCTATAG GAAACAAATGGGAACACCAAAACATTGAAAATGAGTATGAAAATCTCTGGAGAAAACTAAG tagCCAGTTGTTGGAGAGACTCTGTGAATATACAGAAGGTCACCAGTGTGCAGAAATCATTAACTGGACTCCAGAGTGTGTTGTGGGCCAGAAATCATGTTCAAGAGTTCCCACATACGAAAGCCATGTGTATGGAGAAGTGGTTATTGGCCATTTGTCTCTAAATGTCCCTCCTCATCCTCACCCAGGACACAAGCCATATGGCACTCAGGAATATGGAAAAGAATTGAATAAACATAAGGAATCTGAGAATGCCTCCCATTCTTCCACAGCCttccagaagaataaaaaaattcccACTAGGGAGAAATCTGAAACTAGTCACAGTAATGAAGATGTTAGGTGTCTCATGTCCGGTCAGAATGATGAAAAGACTTCTACTGGAGAAAAACAGTATGAATGTAAGCAATGTGGGAAAGGATTTACTTCTTCCAGTTCTTTTAGAAGGCATGAAGAATATCACAGCCGAGAAAAATCTTACGTTTGTaagcagtgtgggaaagccttccctTTTCCTAGTTCCCTACAAAtacatgaaagaattcacactggTGAGAAGCCCTATATGTGTAAACAGTGTGGGAAAACCTTTGCCCGTTCGAGTTCCCTTCTGACACACgaaagaattcacactggagaaaagccctATGTGTGTAAGctgtgtgggaaagccttcactgACCGTAGCTCACTTCGGTTCCATGAGATGATGCACAGTGGGGAGAAACCGTATAAGTGCACGAAATGTGGTAAGGCTTTTGCTTCTTCAGGTGCCTTTCGCAAACATGAACGGACTCACACAGGAGAGCAGCTCTTTGTGTGTTTGCAGTGTGAGAAAGTTTTCAGTTGTGAAAGTGCTTTTCGAACACACAAAATAATCCATTCTGGAGAATGTGTATGTAAGCAATGTGGTAAAGCATTTACTAGTCACAGTTCGGTTAAGTACCATGAATTGATGCACAGTGGGGAGAAACCCTATGTATGTAAGCAGTGTGGAAAAACCTTTAGGTCTCCTAAGCAAGTTCAGATTCATAAACGAactcacactggagaaaaaccttATGTGTGCAAGGAATGTGGGAAAGCTTTTACTTTTCTTGGTTCCCTTCAGTACCATGAATtgattcatactggagagaagccctatctaTGTAAacaatgtgggaaagcctttaggTCTTCTCGCCAGGTTCAGATACATGAACGAACTCACACCGGAGAGAAACCGTATGTATGTAAGCAATGTGGAAAAGCCTTCTTTTCTCTGTATCATTTAAGAAGGCATGAAGTAATTCACAGTGGCATGAACCCCTATGTTTGTAAGCAGTGCGGGAAAGCCTTCAGTTGGTTCAGTACCTTTCACAGTCATAAGCAGACTCATACTGGAGAAAAGCCCTATTTATGCAAgcaatgtgggaaagccttctgTAGTCGCATATCATGGAGAAGACACGAGAAAGCCCACACTACAGTGAAGCCTTATGCGTGTGTGCAGTGTGGAAAAGCCTTTCGTTCTCCCAGTTACctcaaaatacatgaaagaatccatactggagagaaaccctttaTATGTTCGCAATGTGGGAAACCCTTCCGTTCTTTTCGTTATGTCAAGTCACATGAAAGAagccacactggagagaaacccttcgTATGTAcagaatgtgggaaagccttcagttATTATAGTTCtttccacagacacagaagaactCACCAGACAGTACCCTCGAATACGGAACTTGAAAAGTCTTCATAA